From the genome of Pseudophryne corroboree isolate aPseCor3 chromosome 9, aPseCor3.hap2, whole genome shotgun sequence:
AAACTCTTAAACATGTGTCTGTCAGTCATTGTTATGTGGCCCTGACCACTAAGAGAACTTATTTTCCATTTTCTATTTATAGTTGTGTAAGAGCAGACATGCTTTTGTCATTAAAAGAGGATAACCCAGTGGCACATTGGTCAGCATTGCTAACTTACAGTGCCAGGATGATGATCTCAGTTCCCAATCAAGGCTCtatttgtgtggagtttgcatgttctcccaaCTCTAACTGTCAGGTTAGTGACTAGTGACTGCAATGTACcctagtgtgtgtgttgtgtgtaagtGTGTTAGGGAATTTACAATGTAAGCTCCAataaggcagggactgatgtgatgacAACTGCTCTTTGTATAGTTCTGCATAATTGGTGGCactgtataaataataataaatgtaatttgGTTGAGTGACAACTGGAACATGCATACACATGTGCACAGGTCCTTAGATCTATGGGTATACGGATACAGGATAGACACtgtctagagcaggcctggccaacctgtggctcttcagctattgtgaaactacaattcccaacATGTCCTGCTACCGTTTTGCAAGTAGGAAATGCTAAAATTGTggaagagcatgctgggatgtgtagtttaacaacagctggagagccacaggttggccaggcctggtctagatagatagtcaaaaggtcaacactaaAAGTTCAACACTCAATAGGTAGACAGGGTCACtcagtagacagtcaataggtagcAAATGTCTAAGGCAGACAGAGTCAAAAGTTTGACGGACAAATGGTTAACACAAACATATGTAAATACAAATTATTTTTCATCATTTTATAggtttggggttaggcactagggggagggtcaggactaaggttaggcaaggttagggttaggctgctgaaggggacagtatgggttaggcactagggggaaggttaggactAAGGTTAggcagggttaaggttaggttgcagaaggggacagtttgggttaggcactagggggagggttaggactaaggttaggcagggttagggttaggctgcagaaggggacagtatgggttaggcactagggggagggttaggactaaggttaggcagggttagggttaggctgctgaaggggacagtatgggttaggcactagggggagggttaggactaAGGTTAggcagggttagagttaggctgcagaaggggacagtttgggttaggcactatagggaggGTTAGGACTAAAGttaggcagggttagggataggctgcagaaggggacagtatgggttaggcactagggggagggttaggactaaggttaggcagggttagggttaggctgctaaagGGGACAGtttggattaggcactagggggaggttaggactaaggttaggcagggttagggttaggttgcagaaggggacagtttgggttaggcactagggggagggttaggactaAGGttaggcagggttagggataggctgcagaaggggacagtttgggttaagcactagggggagggtaggattagggttaggcagagttcggtttaggctgcggaaggtgccagtttgggtaaggcactatggagagggttaggattagggttaggcagggtaaggcttaggctgcagaaggggacagtttgggttaggcactatagggaggGTTAGGACTAAGGTTAGGCAGAGTAcggtttaggctgtggaaggggacagtttgggtaaggcactagggggagggtagggttaggcagagttcggtttaggctgcggaaggtgccagtttgggtaaggcactatggagagggttaggattagggttaggcagggtaaggcttaggctgcagaaggggacagtttgggttaggcactatggggagggttagggctaaaatAACAAAAAAGTGGCGACAATTTGtccgttgaccttttgaccctgtctaccttagaCATTATCTACCTATTGACTCAACCTCATGAGTCTGTCTAATTAGTGACCCTGTCTACCTTAGACATTATCTACCCATTGACTCAACCTCATGAGTCTGTCTAATTAGTGACCCTGTCTACCTACTGTATGACAAGCTAGAAAGCACCTATTCTGCACACCCAAATGTATGTGTCTGACATCTATACATTATGGGCCTAAGTCAGTAAGGATAGCATATGTTGCTAATTACCAGAATTTGCTCTCCTTTGGatggcatgctgggggctgcccatcgcagggcaaggacaCCCAGCCTGCTGACCGGAGCCTCTCCTGTTGAACAAGCAGAAAATgtgaacgcatcgcaatttctgcttgttatcagaaactaaggaagcctcctgctggcaaagcttagctgcgcccgcaggaggcccgccaccatcttcccaatcgcagcggctgtgtgtgacatcatgcaggcaCCATGGTCACACCCCGACATGCCCGTTTGGACACCTCCACCCCCCGTTCGTGCCGCAGCGTCCCAGCAACGCTCCGACTCCTCCCTGAAAATGGAGCAttgaccaccccccacccccaccccgcgactgtctcttcctgattgacaggcagaggtgatcgcattttctgcggccttcCTGCAGTACGAGCACTGTACATGTGCTGCATCTTTGTCTCAGAATGtgcggttggatcgcttactgtgatccaacctgaattaggccctatatgctgaCCGGCATTCAGAAGCTCATGGAAGTTCTGTTTTATACTTACTGGTGCAGGAATGTATGGTGGCTCCATCTCAAGGGCTTCCAAGGCGACCCAGTTGATGTGCCGGAAGAAGCGATGGTGGCGGATGTTATCATTCACTCCTGGGCGTTTGGCTGGCATGATACTGAAGAGCTGAAAAATATATTTGTATTTAATGATTTGTACAGTACAGATGCTCAATACAATCATGTTACAAACATTTCTACTGCCTGGCACAGAGGAATATAGTGATTGTTCCATGGCCACAGTATGTTATTACTGAGTTCTATCTGCTCGCAGTGCCACAAAagctgcagcatgactgacatgccgCTGGTGGACAGTGTTCCAGAAAACGGGGGCATGACGGCCCTGTTTCCTGGGCATTCTGAAGCCAGAGGCTGCGCCCTGCGTCCTTATTTACCTCGTCAATGATGTCCCTGATGGCAGTGCCTGGTCTAAAAGATCTTCCGTTGACCATTTTGCTCAAGATGATGCCAAAGCAAAACCAATCATGACCAATAGCTCTCTCTTCGCGAAAACGTACCTATCGGAAAGAAGAGAGACAGACAGTCATTACCAGGCTTTTACTGACAACTTTTTCCAGTTTTACTTTTCTAATTAACTGAGTGCTCTGTATACGGGGGCAAACACAATATTTCTATTTTCTGGGTggaggatacatatatatatatatatatatatacacacacacacacacacacacacacacacacacacacacacacacacacacacacacacacacacacacgttgagtatcccatatccaaatattacgaaacagaatattccgaaatacagattttttttttagtaagagtgagatagtgaaatctttgttttctgatggctcaatgtaaacagactttgttttatacacaaagttcttaaaaatattgtattaaatgaccttcaggctgtgtgtttaagatgtatataaaacataaatgcattctgtgcttagacttgggtcccattgccatgatatctcattatggtatgcacttattccaaaatatggaaaaatccgatattcaaaatacatatatatatatttatacgtaTGCAACAATAATCAGAATTGTCACCTTAACAAAGGGGCGGGATGTCCCCGAAACATTGGTATCATGCTGTGAACCTTTTGAATATATCACTTTTGgattaagactctgagtgccgctatcTTTTGTtctacattatgggggtaattccaagttgatcgcagcaggaaattttttagcagttgggcaaaaccatgtgcactgcaggggaggcagatataacatttgcagagagagttagatttgggtgggttattttgtttctgtgcagggtaaatactggctgctttatttttacactgcaaattagattgcagattgaacacaccccacccaaatctaactctctctgcacatgttaaatctgcctcccctgcagtgcacatggttttgcccaattgctaacaaaattcctgctgcgatcaacttggaattacccccaatatgtatacGTACATATATAATTTGACTGATCGGCCATAACATTAAACCCACATGTCTAATATTGGGCAGGTTCCCCTCATGGCACCACAACAGCTCTGACCCACCACGGAAGgaactccacaagacctctgaaggtgttctgTGTACctgagaatcaggcccagtgtatataattacatgagtacacagtagaataccctTTGCACCTCACCTCAGGAGTTATGTCGCCACATCTTCCAGCACAGCCGGTGGCACTCCAGTCTCTAGGTGTGATGTTACTTGCGAGACCGAAGTCGGCGATCTTGAGGTGGCCTGTTGCAGCCACTAAGATGTTATCTGGCTTGAGGTCGCTGTGAAGAAAATAACATCTTTGTATACAGTGTGCTTTCATACAAACATGATTTATTGATACATACATCAGCACTTTATATGTGTAAATAATAGTGGTTTTGAATGTATGTTTAGGAACAAGGACTAGAGTGTCAGTACCTACTGTAATCATTTGTAGGTCAGTgtccatgggggttattcagagatagatgcagatcactgcatacgcaagatctgcatccatctcctcacatgctgcgggcggcccagcacagggcaaggcaaccTGTGGTTCCGAATCATGATCCAATCTAATTGTGGACGCAATGATTTAAGGTTGACTCCTGCCAGCTCAATCTGGctatgtgtgacatcatgcagcctccctgaaaacactCCCGGCATGCCACGTTTGGCCCACCACACCCACAAAATGCTATGTCGCCACCCACCCAACACATGCCACTGTTAATCATCCTTTGGGGATGCGCCTGCAATGTGAATGACCACACAGGTGCAATACAGACGCTGCAGGTGTACAGTGCAAACTGCGATGCAGCTGCTTTCACGGCCAAGTCTGGAGGAGATCCCATGTGATTCCACTATGTCATGTACAGTTGTGTGTGCTCAGCAGAATTCTGTTATGTAGTAGTATAGGCTCAATCAGCCCATTAACCCTTCTGGTGCTAATATGTGTGGTTACTGCATAATAATTAGTGATATTGGTCACAGGGAGCGACACCTGGGGGCTGATGCTGATCCTTCCCAGCTGGTGAAGGGGAGAACCTTATAAATGGGGTAAGTTTATTCTTGTATGTAACCCTAAAGAGATTGTAAAAGTCCATTGACACGTGGGTCAGACAGTATATTGTGCTTACTGAGCTTTTTATTCCCCAAGTGCCGCTGCTGCAATTTATCATTGGGACTCGGTAACTTTCAGAGGGCAGTGGGGTGAATTATTTACTTGTGCAGTGAGTGCCAGATACCTGCAGGATTATATATATAGTGGTTGGAGAAGGAAATAAGAAGTTGGGGTATGGGAATAAAATGGCCGGGGTCTGGGGTACACCTAGAGCCACAGAAGCCTTAGAGGTGTTGCTAGTATAAAAACAATTTTTGATCATTTTTAAAACTAtatagcagtgttggactggggcatgaagggccatcgggggaatgcaatggtaggggcccatgtttaggtgcAGGACCAGTCCCAAGagagggtgtggtcagccaccatatTGGTTTGCCAATTagaggctgggccccttgataaatatatacagtaaatactgctagtgcatatagaataatgaaccagattaataacaagAATGTACTGTAGaagatacatcatagtcctgtgcagtataacataacatatagtatgtacaatgtataattccagtgctcagTCTgggatctgatccctagaggaagaagtggtgcctcaggcagtggggccccccgggggtttcccctgttcccctgcggGACAGTCCAACCCTGCTATATATTATTAGGTAACCCATATTATGTGATATAAAGTTATACAACCTGTGTTCTCCACCATCCCGGTGTCCATCCACCTCTTCTCCATATGTTTTATTGCACATTCCCTTAATGTCTCACATGTGACCCCTGCTCCTCTtacttcctccttcccttacttaccgCCTGCACCTCTCATACCCTCTATCCCTCTTtaaccctgcacctctcactccctcctcccACCTCCTTCCACTGCATTTCTTACTCCCTCCTTTCCTCTATcatccctacacctctccttcccactCTCACCCTGCATGTGAGACCCAGATTGGATGGCAGGAAAGGCACATTCTGGGTGTACATGATCTGGGGTCTCAGTGCAGCCCCCCATGACCTGCTAGGTGTATATAGTTATATAGAGAGCTGGATGGCAGGTGTGTGGTGAATAAAAATGTATGTAAAAGTTTCTAAAATTAATGTTTCCTTCCTATTCCTCAGGGGTCCTCTCTGACAGCGTTAGACAAGTGCAGGAAGAGTCTGATGTCACTATATTACAGGAGAAAGGGACTTTCCTgagcagagagcagatgtgagggtgCACAACCAATAgggccccttgtgatgccactgaaaAGCTTCTGGGATGAATGTTAGTACAATATTTTCAAAACTCTGAAATGACAGGAAAAGAATAGAACACTTGTGCAGAGAGATCTCCTGTGTCCCCCGAGAGCTGGTCATATAGATTGTACTTTGGGAGagaggcaggtgtaacatgtaaGTGGAAGATATGGGCCAATgactgtataacatgtacagtattagaatCCATAGTATAATATCACATTATTATACTATTGTTATATTGTAACTATATACTTACCCATGGGCGATGCCCTTGGAATGCAGGAATTGGAGCCCACATACAATCTCCGCACTGTAGAATCTGTTAGATAGAAAATAAGTTAGTGTTACAATGTTAGGATGTGTACATAATGGCTGAGGGATTTCCAGACAATACTCCCCACATtttctgacaatgggcctaattcagacctgattgctcgctaggctttttttgcagtcctgcgttcgcatagtctcctcccatagggagtgtattttagctgtgcaagtgtgcgaacgcatgtgtagcagagctgtgcaaacagattgtgtgcagtctctgcacagctcaggacttactcagccgctgcaaacaccTCAGCCTGGccaggaccagaattgacatcaggaaccctccgtgCGAACGCttaggcatgcctgtgtttttccaaccactccccgaaaacggtcagttaccacccacaaacgccctcttcctgtcaatctccttgcgattgcccatgcgaatggattttttgcacaaacccatcgctgagcaatgaaccgctttgtacccgtgcattgcgcctgcggtgcatacgcatgcgcagttctgacctgatcgcagcggtgcaaaaactgctagcgagcgatcaagtctgaattaggcccaatgcccccatttattttgtttcaaatttacataaccttcagtgcttctctATCCAATTACATATTCTCTGTACAATACACATAACATCTCATATCttgtctttactctcacaccctcctgacacttggccaacattgcggggtgatcatatcatacagcccattaagaacctagcaatctggtggaacattatgcaataggtagcatctatccttgtgtatctatgcctatttccctatagattgtaagattgcgagcagggccttcctacctctatgtctgtctgtttctacccagttttgttctattactgttgttctaattgtaaagcgcaatggaatatgctgcgctatataagaaactgttaataataataataataataataataataaatttaccAACTGCCTAATAAGATATTTCTAGTGTTGTGCATTGGTGAAAGTCACTATATATTGTATATGGCTTATTAGAGTTTATATAAAGGAGTATTAGTACGTCTTCAAGATGACACTCACAAAGTATCCTTCTATAATAACAGCTGCTTTGTTTGTCAGGATAGAAGACAACTTACAGAAACAATTATGATAAATCAGAAGGATAAAGTGCTGTTTCTAAGGCACACACAATACTAACAAGATATTTTATGTTCTCACCTTGCATTAGAGATGGTAAGAGGCCCATTCCTCATCAGAAGATGTTCTAAGTCACCACCACTTGCATACTCCATACCAAGGAGCACGTGCTCCTGTTTATGGGAGAAGCAATAGTGTTACTATACATGTCAGGAGGGAAAGAGTTGGGACTTGGGGAATATCATCTTCTGACCAAAATAAGTAAAGATAAATGATATACATTATTAATTTGTAAAAGTGTCCTTCACTTCTTTTCTCCTCATGGGAATATAATGGACAGTCATGGGGAGgacaatgagaacagagagagggcatGGGAGAAAAGAGGTAGAATCTTACTATACCACAGTCTATGGAACATGTTCTATAATCGTTTTACAGTGAGTTAGTAACACATAAGACCAATAAAATGATTATTTTTACACCAAAATAACAGGTAGTAAATTGTCCTACATGCCAACATTAATAGTAATTCCTGCatctaaaataataaaactatgaaTAATTGCAGAAGAGCTACAGGTGTATTAGTTGTAGCAGCTGTTATTAATAGCATTGATCCTCAGACCATGGAGCACATGACACAAGGCCATTCTCACCTCCCTGCAGGAAGCATGTGTACCTGATACAGAAATACCACTGTCTCTCTGTACCTGTCCTGTCTCACATGGTCCAGGGTCTCAGTGTGGCTGTTACCATTCATCCCCACAGCCACAATGAGGCTTCTTGTAAGTAATGTCAGCCAAGCAGCCAGTATCCGCTACAccaggcctagccaacctgtggctctccagctgctgtgaaaccacaaatcccagcatgcctgacgacagttttgttattagaggatactaaaactgtggtagggcctgctgggatgtgtagttccacaacagctggagagccacaggttggccaggcctgatttacACTGTGATCTGCCACCAGACCATCGGTGACTACAGGGGAGCATGGTCTCACAAGAGTTTTATTGCCTGGGGGGCAGGTTAGTAATACATAGGGGAACATGTAACTGTAGAGGTGGGAGGGATAGAGAAGAAATACTGTATAGTATATCACTACAGGGGAGAGGGGAAATCTGTCACTACAGAAATTAGGGGGGAAGGTTTTACAGCCATGATTGTGTTATACTAATATATCCATTATGATAAAATAAACTGTGGATTGCTGGCTCTTATCAGTATTTCCAGGTGAGAATTCTCTTTATCTGCTCTGCCCTCCTATGTActagcagtggtgccaagagaggggggagagggtacaaattacccaggcccatgtctgatggaggggcccagtgagggccatgggcttcctcccccttaagctgcagctcttctcctcagtccagcacacgctgctgtctgctgggctgtagtgtggccatggtggcacttaaaataaaatctatattttttcaaagggtacatggccacgcctcctgtgattagaccacgcCCACCAAAAAGTACCTGGatgcagccaggctctctactgccctgtgtaCTAGTCCAGTAGATGCCACCAATTAGATAGCGCCACTTATTAAATCATCACTGACTTAGGTCTGTGTCATATTTACATCAAGTATCCAGCCCAGTTCCAGCAGTGGAGGAGTAGACGTGGCAGGAGACATATGGACAGGAATGTAAAACAGAAGGCAGCACTGGGAGAGAATCTACGGACATATACTCAGATACAACATTCAGTTCAGTCTTCAATAATTACTTATCACCAAGTGCTCAATAATCCCTTTATAACTAAGGAGCCCATTTACCATTGATCGCATATACAATGCAATCTGGGGCATTAATATCGTACCAGATTGCATTGCATAATGCGATCATATTGGGTGGCTGTATCACACGGCACAGGCAGGGACAGGAGCTGCCGGGGCCACTGCACATGAGCAGTCATCATGACCATCGTGCAATGCGTCCGTTTCTGCCAGAGGTTCCTTTGGAACTTCCAAAGTGTAGCTCATCGGTCACCATAATCAGAAGATTACGGTAGCACCGGAAGCCAATATCCCGATATTGATACATCGGGCAgtattgcatcccccatagaaacctatgatgGATGTGGCTGCTGGTGGAAATAGAGTGATCGCAGCAGGTATGAGATACCTTCTTCTTACATTGGGGGATACATAATATTTGCAGCTACTATTGTatgataaatggacccctaagTGCTATGGATACAGTATACATGCAGTTCTGGAGAAGTATTAATATTGATATAATGCCAGTATATTACATTGTGCTTTACATTTAGATGAGAGTTACTTTGTAGGAAATAAAAGTCACAGCAGAAGATAACAAACATATAGGATGTATGTCTGGATATTTAGCAATAAAGAGGCATTTACAGCCGTACCTTGGTCTGGTGGGCGAAGTGGCCGTGAATGAGGAaggcgctttctgatgcaagttctAGCACTTTCCTTTCCACAAAGGCAACTTTTTCGCCCACACTTAGCAGATGTCGTTTGCTCATGATCTTCACAGCTAACAACTCGTTGGTATGTGAGTCGGCTGCCAGCAGGACCTAGAAGAAATATTACAGTGTCAGCCTCATAACAACACAGAGATATAAAGGCAAATGCATTGCTGTCCAACAAGGattatttctttattaacagttttatgaccacaaaagaaaaagaaacaaaaatgcAGATCCATATCCATGGTCCCAAGcattgctaatcagaataattataacgaCCTCTGCAATCTAACAGAAAAGTAAGGTGCCTGGCATACTTTTTGGACAAAAAATACCAGCCCACAAACCAGCGTCCAGGTGACCTTGTCTCTGGTGGGTTCCTAACACTAAGATTCAAGTCTGGAGCGTGGAACTCCTCCAAGCTAGCAAAAGCCAGCCACCCCACTAGTGATAGGCTATAGTCTTAGGAAGTGGTAATAAGAAAAACATGAGCTATTTGTTAAGGAGTATTACTGTACATAAGTGAAATACATCAATTACAAAGTGTTACATTGGTAACAAATATTAAAGTGCTAAATTGAGTGTTACAATGCGATTCCCCAAGCAGCCAGGTCACACCCACTCAAGGGGCTCCGTGCGCCTAACCCACATCCAAAACTGACAAACTGTATAAATGTAATCAGGCCTTACTataatagtgcctttcccaatctgTAGTCTGTGTGTGCTAAAGACccatgctaattaaaaacaccctTGGGCAGGTGGGAGGGGTGACAATCCTAGCTAAAGGAGTATCCACCTTCAAATATACATAATATAGAGTATAATGGGGAGCGGGGCTACACAACCTAACTACAAATATCTGTTCTTTCTATTTCCCATTAAATGAAATTGCACCGCAGCCTTGTTCATCTCTAATAGCATCCATATTGAGACATAGAGTAAATCCCCTGTGACAACTGAAACCTCATTGCTTACCTTCCCAAAGGCACCTTGGCCTAACTGATGGTAAAACTCCAGTCTCTGGATGGTGCTAGAGACTGCATCTCTGAGGCAGGGGGTTGAAGCACTGCTGGTTTCTAATGGAGTGAAAAGGGACATGAGACCATTGCAACAAACCCCATATATTATACTGTAGAACATTAATTAAGCTCACATCTTTATTACAGAAGAAAACCATGGTTATTTCCATTCAATTATCCTACTTCCTACTGAGTGCGAAGTGCAGTCATATATAGTAATTATTTAATACTAATAACATACGTGCTGACCCAGTtaaagcaggacagtcccgctattcagacactgtcctgctgtcccacccgccggCAGCAGTGTCCTGTGAGCCAGAGGGGTTGGCAGTtgtgggaggctttgatcacccgtttctctgctctgcaaagcagcaagtgataTTTGAATAGGTGCCGTGCACACACACACGGCAAGTAGTCAGCACTGGGAGGGTAGCGGGGCCTGCCCAGCTGCTCGGAGAGCGATGGGTATGCCCCCAAAATGACGGAAAATGGGTTTGTGATGCACGGCCATGCCCACTCGGCTGAGGCCAcgtccacaccccttttttgggttgCTTGTGGCACAGCCGCGCAAGCTTCCCGGCCCTCTGAATTCAAAAGTTGGGTTGTGTTTACTCACACACACAATGTTTGTGTCTAATCATGGCAACTATGTAAATCCAGTAGCAACAAGAGTCTAAACTATTCTGTGTAACCACTTTCTTTAGTGAAAAGAAGGACTGTGCGATGCATATTGTCATGTACACAAGAGTAATTTTGGAATCCATTGGGGCATATGTGATTTGGGGGCATACTGGGGCACATTACAGTATGTAATTTGGGGGCAAGCTGAGGCACATTATATGATATGGGGGCACACTGGGACACATAATGTGATATGGGAGTATATTGGGACATATCACTTTAATTGGGCACACACTGAGGCATAATATGTGATTTGGTGACACATTGGTGTGTTTGATGTGATTTGGGGCACAGTGTGGAGTATAATGCAAATTGAGGGTACATTGTGCAATATGTTAATTGGGGTCAGCGTGCATAGTATGTGCATTGAGAGCACTCTTTTGCATAGTGCCGGTggtggtggttgggagggcccaaagcatatttttacacctgggcccaccgctcgctagttccgcctctggggagAAGTACTTATCAAACTCCACAAAATGTATCTTGGCCTCTTGGGTAATGCCATATTCATATAGGGGCGTGCAACAAATAATTACTGGCTTAGTGCGTTACATGCTCAGAGGATTTATTATATGGttgagtggagacttcatctggggGACACTTTGGTCCCTCCCTTATTGGATGAGTATATGAGAAGGATGCTAGGAGCTATTTATTCAACATATCTTTAAAGTTTTTTCAGTTTATGGGCTGGAGGGGAGGAGCTTATTTACAGCTAGAAAAAGTTATCTCATTAAGTGCTGACGCTTCTATCCCTCATGATAAGAAGTGACCCCCTGATGAAGGAAAGAGATAATCATGCTTCCATCCTCCTGACCGCAGGCCAATATTGCTGTGTGACcccatcatacagcccaccaagaacctttgcaatctcatGGACCATTACACAAtatataacacctatccttgtgtatcaatgcccatttccctatagattatacgcttgtgagcagggccttccacccctgtgtctgtctgttattacccagttttgttttatcactgtttgtttccaattgtaaagcgcaatagaatttgctgcgctatataagaaactgatcatCAATAAATATGTCTAA
Proteins encoded in this window:
- the LOC134957634 gene encoding protein kinase C delta type-like produces the protein MLKKSEMPKPEMPKPEMPKPEMPKPEMKKTERPKSEMPKPTFKKRAMKKTIYSNTFEAADVNIKPRCGWKRRILSDSSDDEKVSIMRKVARKLSSSSDEDTSDERTQSRGPQGDAEGGKTSSASTPCLRDAVSSTIQRLEFYHQLGQGAFGKVLLAADSHTNELLAVKIMSKRHLLSVGEKVAFVERKVLELASESAFLIHGHFAHQTKEHVLLGMEYASGGDLEHLLMRNGPLTISNARFYSAEIVCGLQFLHSKGIAHGDLKPDNILVAATGHLKIADFGLASNITPRDWSATGCAGRCGDITPEVRFREERAIGHDWFCFGIILSKMVNGRSFRPGTAIRDIIDELFSIMPAKRPGVNDNIRHHRFFRHINWVALEALEMEPPYIPAPPTFPPSASINNQLAIMEAEEANNPPVTAPQQDRFAGFSFTTSTWRTPP